In the Micromonospora narathiwatensis genome, one interval contains:
- a CDS encoding SCO7613 C-terminal domain-containing membrane protein: MENTGYPCPGCGAPADLASGCPGCGRPPYPPAAEVVRLDREIAALTPQVEQARVAYQDLAARLGAAWQHRAELAARIRSEIPAPRPVGSLPRPVASVPPAGPAGPVPSPGPTPVAAPPPGGAETSTRAVQGLLFVLGGLLLGTAAVVFTAVAWAAFGVGGRALILLGFTALALAGPLVARRRGLRGTAETFAAVGLLLVLLDGYAAWSVDLFGVAGWPGSRYAALVGGASAAVAAGYARLSRLTVPWFAALLVGQPVLPLAVAAAEPSPTGWALVFTGVALGDLAVVVALRHRVAPASAGGGSPAVLAGWVLGWVGHGVALVAAAGCALVPLVRGRAAGTPLLAGGPLVLVAVALLAGALAAGGRAYRAVAAGLLVPVLAMALIRPVAALRPDLSLVAAGLVVVGSAGAVWSLPRRLWVGPRVGAFVVAAGLGQSVTTHTMLVAGAALPAWQSGRVVPTPSWDWQLPVAVLLTAGAVTLLVPRAVRLAVGVVGGALAVLAVATAPWPLVLAFDLVAATALLVGAVLRPSRRHPTVLVSALAAAVLFGHALLVGCAAPAGAGAALAVLAAVGPAVAVRGRRGEAVQRAIAGVALGVALLAVPAGVAVALFGFGAPSWWQLRGAAVAVVVLVVAVPAVRRHWPDLHGYASTGFAVALAAVGSAPLVVPGAEPVALYAAAGVLLALASGGAARPGDAPRVAGAGLAGLALIAAAPAALRVLLELPVPVWSGVPAVTPAPGAARAGLALLLLGAAGAAYAGLPAVPGRGATSDRGVPSDAASQPLSATASGRGGVSDGPSRRGRRGGWRRPALVALPFGAIAVPVLLAAVGAPWPVVPTVAFGTGLAVLLVAALAVARPALVPVTLPLGVALGVAGLGGLLATRAGTLAGLGAVVVAAAVVGVVGRLAGTRLAGWLMTLAAATGFAVTASLAGGLPLRTAAFAVLAVAAPALHTVPLLRARTATPVGTPALEVAAQAVALLALLLTVGALRHAAAVCALWGAAVAVRVVRRGESPARRWILAGVAGGTELLGGWLLLAAGGVTVLEAYTVPAAALALGAGLVALRTRPGLNSWLALGPGLAAALLPSLVSVLAAPDPQPGRRLALGLVALGAVLGGAVRRWQAPVLLGAATLVPLALHELARGWDLLPRWIFLGLGGLALITLAATYERRRRDLARLRTLVSRLG, from the coding sequence GTGGAGAACACCGGCTACCCCTGCCCCGGCTGCGGCGCTCCCGCCGATCTCGCCTCCGGCTGTCCGGGCTGCGGTCGCCCGCCGTACCCGCCGGCCGCTGAGGTGGTCCGGCTGGACCGGGAGATCGCCGCGCTGACGCCGCAGGTCGAGCAGGCCCGGGTCGCGTACCAGGACCTGGCGGCCCGGCTCGGCGCGGCCTGGCAGCACCGGGCGGAACTGGCCGCGCGGATCCGGTCGGAGATTCCCGCGCCGCGCCCGGTCGGGTCGCTGCCGCGCCCGGTCGCGTCGGTGCCGCCGGCCGGTCCGGCCGGGCCGGTGCCGTCGCCGGGTCCGACGCCGGTCGCCGCCCCGCCTCCCGGTGGCGCGGAGACCTCGACGCGGGCCGTGCAGGGCCTGCTCTTCGTTCTCGGCGGGCTGCTGCTCGGCACCGCGGCGGTGGTCTTCACCGCGGTCGCCTGGGCCGCCTTCGGAGTCGGTGGCCGGGCGCTGATCCTGCTCGGCTTCACCGCGCTCGCCCTCGCCGGGCCGCTGGTGGCGCGTCGGCGCGGGCTGCGCGGCACCGCCGAGACGTTCGCCGCGGTGGGGCTGCTGTTGGTGCTCCTCGACGGGTACGCCGCCTGGTCGGTGGATCTGTTCGGGGTGGCCGGCTGGCCGGGGAGCCGGTACGCCGCGCTGGTCGGGGGGGCCAGCGCGGCGGTCGCCGCCGGGTACGCGCGGCTCAGCCGGCTCACCGTGCCGTGGTTCGCGGCGCTGCTGGTCGGGCAGCCGGTGCTGCCGCTGGCCGTGGCGGCGGCCGAGCCGTCGCCCACCGGCTGGGCGCTGGTCTTCACGGGCGTGGCGCTGGGCGACCTCGCGGTGGTGGTGGCCCTGCGGCACCGGGTCGCACCGGCGTCGGCCGGCGGCGGGAGTCCGGCGGTGCTCGCCGGTTGGGTGCTCGGCTGGGTCGGGCACGGCGTCGCGCTCGTCGCCGCGGCCGGCTGCGCGCTGGTTCCGCTCGTACGCGGACGGGCGGCCGGCACCCCGCTGCTGGCCGGCGGACCGCTCGTGCTCGTGGCGGTGGCCCTGCTCGCCGGGGCGCTGGCCGCCGGTGGCCGGGCCTATCGGGCGGTCGCCGCCGGGCTGCTGGTGCCGGTGCTGGCCATGGCGCTGATCCGGCCGGTCGCCGCGCTGCGCCCAGACTTGTCGCTGGTGGCGGCCGGGCTGGTCGTGGTCGGGTCGGCCGGCGCGGTGTGGTCGCTGCCGCGGCGGCTGTGGGTCGGGCCACGGGTGGGTGCGTTCGTGGTCGCGGCCGGGCTGGGCCAGTCCGTCACCACCCACACCATGCTCGTCGCCGGCGCCGCTCTCCCGGCCTGGCAAAGCGGGCGGGTGGTGCCGACCCCGTCCTGGGACTGGCAGCTTCCGGTCGCCGTGCTGCTCACCGCCGGGGCGGTGACGTTGCTGGTGCCCCGGGCGGTCCGGCTGGCGGTCGGGGTGGTCGGAGGCGCGCTGGCGGTGCTGGCCGTGGCGACCGCACCGTGGCCGCTGGTGCTGGCGTTCGACCTGGTCGCCGCCACCGCACTGCTGGTCGGTGCCGTGCTCCGGCCGAGCCGGCGGCACCCGACCGTGCTGGTCTCCGCCCTGGCCGCGGCGGTCCTCTTCGGCCACGCCCTGCTGGTCGGCTGTGCCGCGCCGGCCGGGGCGGGCGCGGCGCTCGCCGTGCTCGCCGCCGTCGGCCCGGCCGTCGCGGTGCGGGGCCGCCGGGGCGAGGCCGTGCAGCGGGCCATCGCCGGCGTGGCGCTGGGCGTGGCGCTGCTCGCCGTACCGGCGGGGGTGGCGGTCGCGCTGTTCGGCTTCGGCGCGCCGTCCTGGTGGCAGCTGCGCGGCGCGGCGGTCGCCGTCGTGGTGCTGGTGGTCGCCGTTCCCGCCGTCCGTCGACACTGGCCCGACCTGCACGGGTACGCCTCGACCGGCTTCGCCGTCGCGCTCGCCGCGGTCGGGTCCGCGCCGCTGGTCGTACCCGGCGCCGAACCGGTGGCGCTCTACGCCGCGGCGGGCGTGCTGCTGGCTCTCGCCTCCGGCGGGGCGGCCCGACCCGGCGACGCGCCGCGGGTGGCCGGCGCCGGGCTGGCCGGGCTGGCGCTGATCGCCGCCGCTCCGGCGGCCCTGCGGGTACTGCTGGAGCTGCCCGTACCGGTCTGGTCCGGGGTGCCGGCCGTGACGCCGGCGCCGGGTGCGGCCCGGGCCGGGCTGGCGCTGCTGCTGCTCGGCGCCGCCGGTGCGGCGTACGCCGGGCTGCCGGCGGTTCCCGGTCGCGGCGCGACGTCCGATCGCGGCGTGCCGTCGGACGCGGCGAGCCAGCCGTTGTCGGCGACGGCGTCCGGTCGCGGCGGGGTGTCCGACGGGCCGAGCCGGCGCGGTCGGCGCGGCGGCTGGCGGCGGCCCGCGCTGGTCGCGCTGCCGTTCGGCGCGATCGCCGTGCCGGTGCTGTTGGCGGCGGTCGGCGCGCCCTGGCCGGTGGTGCCCACGGTGGCGTTCGGGACGGGGCTGGCCGTGCTGCTGGTGGCCGCGCTCGCCGTGGCGCGTCCGGCACTGGTGCCGGTCACCCTGCCGCTCGGGGTGGCGCTGGGCGTCGCCGGGCTGGGTGGGCTGCTCGCCACCCGGGCCGGGACGCTCGCCGGGCTGGGCGCGGTGGTCGTCGCGGCGGCCGTGGTCGGTGTGGTGGGGCGGCTCGCCGGCACCCGGCTCGCCGGCTGGCTGATGACCCTGGCCGCGGCCACCGGCTTCGCGGTGACCGCGTCGCTGGCCGGCGGGCTGCCGCTGCGTACCGCCGCCTTCGCGGTGCTGGCGGTGGCGGCGCCGGCCCTGCACACCGTGCCGTTGCTGCGGGCCCGGACGGCCACTCCGGTCGGTACGCCGGCACTGGAGGTCGCGGCGCAGGCGGTCGCCCTGTTGGCGCTGCTGCTCACCGTCGGCGCGCTGCGGCACGCGGCGGCGGTCTGCGCGCTGTGGGGCGCGGCCGTGGCGGTACGCGTGGTGCGACGGGGCGAGTCGCCGGCCCGACGGTGGATCCTCGCCGGCGTCGCGGGCGGCACCGAACTGCTCGGCGGCTGGCTGCTGCTGGCCGCCGGCGGGGTGACGGTGCTGGAGGCGTACACCGTGCCGGCGGCGGCGCTCGCCCTCGGCGCGGGGCTGGTGGCGCTGCGGACCCGGCCCGGCCTGAACAGCTGGCTGGCGCTCGGGCCGGGGCTCGCCGCGGCGCTGCTGCCCAGCCTGGTGTCGGTACTGGCGGCGCCGGACCCGCAGCCGGGGCGGCGGCTGGCGCTCGGCCTGGTGGCGCTGGGCGCGGTGCTTGGCGGAGCGGTCCGGCGCTGGCAGGCGCCGGTCCTGCTGGGCGCGGCCACGCTGGTCCCGCTGGCGCTGCACGAGCTGGCCCGGGGCTGGGACCTGCTGCCCCGCTGGATCTTCCTCGGCCTGGGTGGGCTGGCGCTGATCACGCTGGCCGCCACGTACGAGCGGCGCCGGCGCGACCTTGCCCGGCTGCGCACTCTGGTCAGCCGGTTGGGGTAG
- the cutA gene encoding divalent-cation tolerance protein CutA, whose amino-acid sequence MEQICVVTTVVDARRVADLLAAAAVAGRLAACAQVGGPVDSTYWWQSAIQTTAEWSVQFKTTPDRVAALVDQIRANHPYEVPEILVTRVESGNPDYAAWVHEHTRF is encoded by the coding sequence GTGGAGCAGATCTGCGTGGTGACGACGGTGGTGGACGCCCGGCGGGTCGCGGACCTGCTGGCCGCCGCCGCCGTCGCCGGACGACTGGCGGCATGTGCCCAGGTCGGCGGTCCGGTGGACAGCACCTACTGGTGGCAGTCCGCGATCCAGACCACGGCTGAGTGGTCGGTGCAGTTCAAGACCACACCGGACCGGGTGGCCGCGCTGGTCGACCAGATCCGCGCCAACCACCCGTACGAGGTGCCGGAGATCCTGGTGACCCGGGTGGAGAGCGGCAACCCCGACTACGCGGCCTGGGTGCACGAGCACACCCGTTTCTAG
- a CDS encoding 1-acyl-sn-glycerol-3-phosphate acyltransferase, which yields MPLPPRWVRRLLLAPGVVLLAFAVVTTLPAWALLALALSPLVPGRLRPLRLLWIGTVYLAWDAAALVALFALWLASGFGARKRSPAFQRAHYRLAGWFLRALFWQARWALRLRIDVAGADPDVALPGRPELVICRHAGPGDSFILIHALVNWFHREPRIVLKESLQWDPAIDVLLNRLPNRFIAPGPDGREAAVAQIGHLAEDLDGDDAFVIFPEGGNFTPGRRLRAIARLRALGLDRMASRAERMRHVLAPQPGGLLAALDAAPQAGVVFVAHTGLDRMLTVTDVWRELPMDKRIVMRFWSVPPEEIPAGHQERVEWLFDWWARIDRWIAAHRDGSADG from the coding sequence ATGCCGCTGCCGCCACGGTGGGTACGCCGGTTGTTGCTGGCCCCCGGCGTGGTGCTGCTCGCGTTCGCCGTGGTGACCACGCTGCCGGCCTGGGCGTTGCTGGCGCTGGCCCTCTCGCCGCTGGTGCCGGGGCGGCTGCGGCCGCTGCGGCTGCTCTGGATCGGCACCGTCTACCTGGCCTGGGACGCGGCCGCGCTGGTCGCCCTCTTCGCGCTCTGGCTGGCCTCCGGCTTCGGTGCGCGCAAGCGGTCACCGGCCTTCCAGCGGGCGCACTACCGGCTCGCCGGCTGGTTCCTGCGGGCGCTGTTCTGGCAGGCCCGCTGGGCGCTGCGGCTGCGCATCGACGTGGCCGGCGCCGACCCGGACGTCGCCCTGCCCGGCCGTCCAGAGCTGGTCATCTGCCGGCACGCCGGGCCCGGCGACTCGTTCATCCTGATCCACGCGCTGGTGAACTGGTTCCACCGGGAACCGCGGATCGTGCTCAAGGAGAGCCTCCAGTGGGACCCGGCGATCGACGTCCTGCTCAACCGGCTGCCCAACCGGTTCATCGCGCCGGGGCCGGACGGCCGGGAGGCGGCGGTCGCGCAGATCGGCCACCTCGCCGAGGACCTGGACGGTGACGACGCGTTCGTGATCTTTCCGGAGGGCGGCAACTTCACTCCCGGCCGGCGGCTGCGGGCCATCGCCCGGCTGCGCGCGCTCGGGCTGGACCGGATGGCGTCCCGCGCCGAGCGGATGCGGCACGTGCTCGCCCCGCAGCCGGGCGGGCTGCTGGCCGCCCTGGACGCCGCCCCGCAGGCCGGGGTCGTCTTCGTCGCCCACACCGGACTGGACCGGATGCTCACCGTCACCGACGTGTGGCGGGAACTGCCGATGGACAAGCGGATCGTGATGCGGTTCTGGTCGGTGCCGCCCGAGGAGATTCCCGCCGGGCACCAGGAACGCGTCGAGTGGCTCTTCGACTGGTGGGCGCGGATCGACCGGTGGATCGCGGCGCACCGGGACGGGTCGGCCGACGGCTGA
- a CDS encoding patatin-like phospholipase family protein — protein MAGGPVAFVLGGGGVLGAVEVGMLRALFRARIRPDLVLGTSIGAVNGALVAADPSEAVTDRLVRLWASPEASEVYGDSVARQVRRFAARTHLHSPRPLRRLLENELGEETTFADLKVPFRCCAANIERAAEHWFHSGPLVPAVLASASVPGLLPPKEIDGQHYIDGGVVNSIPVGEAVALGAKQIFVLQVGRIERALSPPRRPWEIAQVAFEIARRHRFAREMAALPEGVEVHVLPTGGLEPREDSPWAYRDLAAVGRRISRAYTASRRYLDTRLER, from the coding sequence ATGGCAGGCGGTCCGGTGGCGTTCGTGCTCGGCGGTGGCGGCGTGCTCGGCGCGGTCGAGGTGGGCATGCTGCGGGCCCTGTTCCGGGCGCGGATCCGGCCCGACCTGGTGCTCGGTACGTCGATCGGCGCGGTCAACGGCGCCCTGGTCGCCGCCGACCCGAGCGAAGCGGTCACCGACCGGCTGGTCCGGCTCTGGGCCTCCCCCGAGGCGAGCGAGGTGTACGGCGACTCGGTCGCCCGGCAGGTGCGCCGGTTCGCCGCCCGTACCCACCTGCACTCGCCCCGGCCGCTGCGTCGGCTGCTGGAGAACGAGCTGGGCGAGGAGACCACCTTCGCCGACCTGAAGGTCCCGTTCCGTTGCTGCGCGGCGAACATCGAGCGTGCCGCCGAGCACTGGTTCCACAGCGGCCCGCTGGTGCCGGCGGTGCTCGCCTCCGCCTCGGTGCCCGGGCTGCTCCCGCCGAAGGAGATCGACGGCCAGCACTACATCGACGGCGGGGTGGTGAACTCCATCCCGGTCGGCGAGGCGGTCGCCCTCGGTGCGAAGCAGATCTTCGTGCTTCAGGTGGGCCGGATCGAGCGTGCGCTCAGCCCACCCCGCCGGCCCTGGGAGATCGCCCAGGTGGCCTTCGAGATCGCGCGACGGCACCGGTTCGCCCGGGAGATGGCGGCCCTGCCCGAGGGGGTCGAGGTGCACGTGTTGCCCACCGGCGGGCTGGAACCGCGCGAGGACAGCCCGTGGGCGTACCGGGACCTGGCGGCGGTGGGGCGCCGGATCAGCCGCGCGTACACCGCCTCCCGCCGCTACCTGGACACCCGGCTGGAGCGCTGA
- a CDS encoding serine/threonine-protein kinase — MKASLHAGRLLARRYRLIDQIGAGGMSVIWRARDEVLDRIVALKVLAPSLAADARFRDMVREEARSAAQLVHPHVTAVHDYGETVAPDGGITSFVVMELLAGEELEHRLTAGPLPWPEAVEIGAQVAEALAAAHRLGIVHRDITPANVMMTQVGAKVLDFGIATRVGAPDEDEDGGTFGTPAYVAPERLDGAPAQPATDVYSLGVLLFETLTGQPPYAADTWEQLSAALDEAGPPTLDGVPGLPPAVADVCLRCLARDPRRRPTAHQLATVLRDQLLPADPQAATMLAPTVTLPALPAPAAPGPDLRHPAVGPHPVAAAPPRPATDDEPARPAPDGDASAGAGRRRSGGRRPRSLLVVVGVVVVGGGALLTPTLLPDEQPSPGGLPTSGPVVAPSATPSSPAPTSTRPSPRPTRPAPTTSGATSLPPAGGLIEAANRMDGLIEAGLAAGEIRDDVGVDLRNLLRNAVAATGEGALTTAVDRLRAKIGERQREGSISPAYAQRLDAAAAQLAATQA, encoded by the coding sequence GTGAAGGCGTCACTGCACGCCGGCAGGCTACTCGCCCGCAGGTACCGGCTCATCGACCAGATCGGGGCCGGCGGCATGTCGGTGATCTGGCGGGCCCGGGACGAGGTGCTGGACCGGATCGTGGCGCTGAAGGTGCTCGCTCCCTCGCTCGCCGCCGACGCCCGGTTCCGCGACATGGTGCGCGAAGAGGCCCGGTCCGCCGCCCAGCTGGTGCACCCGCACGTCACCGCCGTGCACGACTACGGGGAGACGGTGGCGCCGGACGGCGGCATCACCTCGTTCGTGGTGATGGAACTGCTCGCCGGCGAGGAGCTGGAGCACCGGCTGACGGCCGGTCCGCTGCCCTGGCCGGAGGCGGTGGAGATCGGCGCCCAGGTGGCCGAGGCGCTGGCCGCGGCGCACCGGCTGGGCATCGTGCACCGCGACATCACCCCGGCGAACGTGATGATGACCCAGGTCGGCGCCAAGGTGCTCGACTTCGGCATCGCCACCCGCGTCGGCGCGCCCGACGAGGACGAGGACGGCGGCACGTTCGGCACCCCGGCGTACGTGGCGCCGGAGCGGCTGGACGGGGCACCGGCCCAGCCCGCCACCGACGTCTACTCGCTGGGCGTGCTGCTCTTCGAGACGCTGACCGGCCAGCCGCCGTACGCCGCGGACACCTGGGAGCAGCTCAGCGCGGCGCTCGACGAGGCCGGCCCACCGACGCTGGACGGCGTACCCGGGCTGCCGCCGGCGGTCGCGGACGTCTGCCTGCGCTGCCTGGCCCGCGACCCGCGGCGGCGGCCCACCGCGCACCAGCTCGCCACCGTGCTGCGCGACCAGCTCCTGCCCGCCGACCCGCAGGCCGCCACCATGCTCGCCCCGACGGTGACCCTGCCGGCGTTGCCCGCCCCGGCGGCACCCGGGCCGGACCTCCGGCACCCCGCCGTCGGGCCCCACCCGGTCGCCGCCGCCCCACCTCGACCGGCGACGGACGACGAACCGGCCCGGCCCGCGCCGGACGGCGACGCCTCCGCCGGGGCGGGACGACGCCGGTCCGGCGGGCGGCGGCCTCGGTCCCTGCTCGTGGTGGTGGGCGTGGTGGTGGTCGGTGGCGGCGCGCTGCTGACCCCCACCCTGCTCCCGGACGAGCAGCCGTCGCCCGGCGGGCTGCCGACCTCCGGGCCCGTGGTGGCCCCCTCCGCGACGCCGTCGAGCCCCGCCCCGACCTCGACGAGGCCATCGCCCCGCCCGACCCGACCGGCCCCGACGACCAGCGGCGCCACGTCGCTGCCGCCGGCCGGCGGGCTGATCGAGGCGGCCAACCGGATGGACGGGCTGATCGAGGCGGGGCTGGCGGCCGGCGAGATCCGCGACGACGTCGGCGTCGACCTGCGCAACCTGCTGCGCAACGCCGTCGCCGCGACCGGCGAGGGCGCGCTGACCACCGCCGTGGACCGGCTCCGCGCCAAGATCGGCGAGCGGCAGCGCGAGGGCAGCATCAGCCCGGCGTACGCCCAGCGGCTCGACGCCGCCGCCGCCCAGCTCGCCGCGACCCAGGCTTGA
- a CDS encoding glycosyltransferase family 4 protein produces MVVPPWLSVPPPGYGGLEQVVAGLVDALIERGNRVTVFGTGREHGTAADFVSTTPELQYARLGESLPELAHLARINHLIAPADFDVIHDHTTIGPLVAGRRAVPTVATVHGNPVGEYGTVLSDTDCGVGLVAISHAQRRGNPGLPWVGTVHNAMPLRDFPRKRAPGRGPVLWLARFSPDKGPDVAIRACRRAGLPLTLAGKCNEPAERRYFEQVVEPLLDDDVALVLNAGREATLRLLVDARCLIMPIQWEEPFGMVMVEAMATGTPVVALRRGAVPELVRPGLTGLVCDDPDELPAALIESSRLDPADCVAHVAENFSVERMAGGYESVYRGFLATRAARPGQRAPVPVTAR; encoded by the coding sequence ATGGTGGTGCCGCCGTGGCTGTCGGTGCCGCCGCCCGGCTACGGCGGGCTGGAGCAGGTGGTGGCCGGGCTGGTGGACGCCCTGATCGAGCGGGGCAACCGGGTGACGGTCTTCGGCACCGGTCGGGAACACGGCACGGCTGCGGACTTCGTCTCCACCACTCCGGAACTCCAGTACGCCCGGCTCGGCGAGTCTCTGCCCGAGCTGGCCCACCTGGCCCGGATCAACCATCTGATCGCCCCCGCCGACTTCGACGTGATCCACGACCACACCACCATCGGCCCACTGGTCGCCGGCCGCCGGGCGGTGCCCACGGTGGCCACCGTGCACGGAAACCCGGTGGGGGAGTACGGCACGGTACTCAGCGACACCGACTGCGGAGTGGGGCTGGTGGCGATATCCCACGCCCAGCGCCGGGGCAACCCGGGGCTGCCCTGGGTGGGGACGGTGCACAACGCGATGCCGCTGCGGGACTTCCCGCGCAAGCGGGCGCCGGGGCGCGGCCCGGTGCTCTGGCTCGCCCGGTTCAGCCCGGACAAGGGGCCCGACGTGGCGATCCGTGCCTGCCGGAGGGCAGGTCTGCCGCTCACCCTGGCCGGCAAGTGCAACGAGCCGGCCGAGCGGCGCTACTTCGAGCAGGTGGTCGAGCCGCTGCTGGACGACGACGTGGCCCTGGTGCTGAACGCCGGCCGGGAGGCGACCCTGCGGCTGCTGGTCGACGCCCGCTGCCTGATCATGCCGATCCAGTGGGAGGAGCCGTTCGGCATGGTGATGGTGGAGGCGATGGCGACCGGTACGCCGGTGGTGGCGCTGCGCCGGGGTGCCGTACCGGAGCTGGTCCGACCCGGGCTGACCGGGCTGGTCTGCGACGACCCCGACGAGCTGCCGGCGGCGCTGATCGAGTCGTCCCGCCTGGACCCGGCGGACTGCGTGGCGCACGTCGCCGAGAACTTCTCCGTGGAGCGGATGGCCGGCGGCTACGAGTCGGTCTACCGCGGCTTCCTCGCCACCCGCGCGGCGCGACCCGGTCAGCGGGCGCCCGTGCCGGTCACCGCCCGCTGA
- a CDS encoding BON domain-containing protein, translating to MTTATVRTDQEIQRDVLAELDWDAQTRPTDIGVTVVDGVVTLTGQVDSYARRWAAERCAHRVRGARAVASDIEVRLPAVEERTDADIAIAASRALEWDSFVPAERLDVTVADGWIMLRGEVEYGFQRRTAERELRRLRGVRGVTNLVEVRPPAPSSDEQTRRDLQRVLLRRTGTERIEVRLSGDTVVLDGVVRSWWQREEAERAAWATPGIREVKDRIVVAG from the coding sequence ATGACCACCGCCACCGTCCGTACCGATCAGGAGATCCAGCGAGACGTGCTCGCCGAGCTGGACTGGGACGCGCAGACCCGGCCGACCGACATCGGGGTGACCGTGGTCGACGGCGTGGTGACGCTGACCGGCCAGGTGGACAGCTACGCCCGGCGCTGGGCCGCCGAGCGCTGCGCGCACCGGGTACGCGGGGCCCGCGCCGTCGCCAGCGACATCGAGGTACGCCTGCCCGCGGTCGAGGAGCGTACCGACGCCGACATCGCGATCGCGGCCAGCCGGGCGCTGGAGTGGGACAGCTTCGTTCCCGCCGAGCGGTTGGACGTGACCGTCGCCGACGGCTGGATCATGCTTCGCGGCGAGGTGGAGTACGGGTTCCAGCGGCGTACCGCCGAGCGGGAGCTGCGCCGGCTGCGCGGCGTACGCGGGGTCACCAACCTGGTCGAGGTCCGGCCACCCGCCCCGTCGAGTGACGAGCAGACCCGCCGTGACCTGCAACGGGTCCTGCTGCGGCGGACCGGCACGGAACGGATCGAGGTGCGGCTCAGCGGGGACACCGTGGTGCTCGACGGGGTGGTCCGCTCGTGGTGGCAGCGGGAGGAAGCGGAACGGGCGGCCTGGGCCACCCCGGGAATACGCGAGGTGAAGGACCGGATCGTGGTGGCCGGCTGA
- a CDS encoding trypsin-like peptidase domain-containing protein, whose amino-acid sequence MTDHETDPQRSPALADAEPSHPTAELPRTGSVPSASTPAPAATPVPADSPAGTTEAPATAEFGRTDAPATAEFGRTDAPATAEFGRTDAAQPASPYARPTATPSAPPYPVPGQPQQPVSGQPQQPGTWYGQQQPTGWAPATHQGAATHQGTATHHGAGYPTAAGGPVPPYQPHQPYPGAQPHQPGQPVPPWGSPQPAPRPSRAGKFVGVGALALALMLGSGVAGGALALALNGNSGTTITRNYSAAPVINSADLPKIAASVQDSVVSIMTDSGEGSGVILSADGYVLTNNHVVASASGDTVKVVFADGKNAQAKIVGTDPKTDLAVVKASGVSGLKAAKFGDSDAMQVGDQVLALGSPLGLQGSVTAGILSARDRTIQAGDSGQQMDPRQGASSISGLLQTDAPINPGNSGGALVNTRGEVIGINTAIATAGQGSNGNIGVGFAIPSNKAKDVAEKLQRGEKVSHPSLGVSVNGAEDGGALVAAVTPGSAAEKAGLQRGDVITRFGDKVIKDSNDLVGAVQSGKVGDRVEVQFKRNGSDQTATVTLAETS is encoded by the coding sequence ATGACCGACCACGAGACCGACCCGCAGCGGTCGCCGGCTCTCGCCGACGCCGAGCCGTCGCATCCCACCGCCGAGCTGCCCCGCACCGGGAGCGTGCCCTCGGCCTCCACCCCCGCCCCGGCCGCCACGCCGGTTCCGGCCGACTCCCCGGCCGGGACCACCGAAGCGCCGGCCACCGCCGAGTTCGGCCGCACGGACGCGCCGGCCACCGCCGAGTTCGGCCGCACGGACGCGCCGGCCACCGCCGAGTTCGGCCGCACCGATGCGGCACAGCCCGCCAGCCCGTACGCCCGGCCGACGGCGACCCCGTCCGCGCCGCCGTACCCGGTCCCCGGACAGCCGCAGCAGCCCGTCTCCGGACAGCCGCAGCAGCCTGGCACCTGGTACGGGCAGCAGCAGCCGACCGGTTGGGCCCCCGCCACGCACCAGGGCGCCGCCACGCACCAGGGCACTGCCACGCACCACGGTGCCGGCTACCCGACGGCGGCCGGCGGGCCGGTCCCGCCGTACCAGCCGCACCAGCCGTATCCGGGCGCGCAGCCGCACCAGCCGGGTCAGCCGGTCCCGCCGTGGGGCTCGCCGCAGCCCGCGCCGAGGCCGAGCCGAGCGGGGAAGTTCGTCGGCGTGGGGGCGCTGGCCCTGGCGTTGATGCTCGGCTCCGGGGTGGCCGGCGGCGCGCTCGCGCTCGCCCTGAACGGCAACTCGGGCACCACCATCACCCGCAACTACTCGGCGGCGCCCGTGATCAACAGCGCTGACCTGCCGAAGATCGCCGCCTCCGTCCAGGACAGCGTGGTCTCGATCATGACGGACAGCGGTGAGGGCTCCGGGGTGATCCTCAGCGCCGACGGGTACGTGCTGACCAACAACCACGTGGTCGCCTCCGCCAGTGGTGACACGGTGAAGGTCGTCTTCGCCGACGGCAAGAACGCGCAGGCGAAGATCGTCGGCACCGATCCGAAGACCGACCTCGCGGTGGTCAAGGCCAGCGGGGTCAGCGGCCTGAAGGCGGCCAAGTTCGGCGACAGCGACGCGATGCAGGTCGGCGACCAGGTGCTCGCCCTGGGCAGCCCGCTCGGCCTCCAGGGCTCGGTCACGGCCGGCATCCTCAGCGCCCGCGACCGCACCATCCAGGCCGGCGACAGCGGCCAGCAGATGGACCCGCGGCAGGGTGCCAGCTCGATCTCCGGGCTGCTCCAGACCGACGCCCCGATCAACCCGGGCAACTCCGGCGGCGCGCTGGTCAACACGCGGGGCGAGGTGATCGGCATCAACACCGCCATCGCCACCGCCGGGCAGGGCAGCAACGGCAACATCGGCGTCGGCTTCGCCATCCCGAGCAACAAGGCCAAGGACGTCGCCGAGAAGCTCCAGCGCGGTGAGAAGGTCAGCCACCCGTCGCTCGGGGTCAGCGTGAACGGCGCCGAGGACGGCGGCGCGCTGGTCGCCGCGGTCACCCCCGGCAGCGCCGCCGAGAAGGCCGGGCTGCAGCGGGGCGACGTGATCACCCGGTTCGGCGACAAGGTGATAAAGGATTCGAACGACCTGGTGGGCGCCGTCCAGTCGGGCAAGGTCGGCGACCGGGTCGAGGTGCAGTTCAAGCGAAACGGATCGGACCAGACGGCAACCGTGACGCTCGCCGAGACGTCCTAA